CGTGGTGTAGCCCAATACGGGGGCTTGCTCGCCTTCGCCCAGCCAGAAGGAGGGGGTAGGGGCCGCCATTTCGTAGCGCAGCACCACGTCGGTTTCGAAGGCCACGAAATAACTGCAAAGCAGGGCTAGTGCCTTGGCGGGCCACCCGCCGGCCAGGTAAGCTTCCAACTCGACCACCGACAGATTTTGCAGCGCTATTTCGAGGGCGGGCAGTGTTTCCTGATACTCGCCGCCCAGCACCAGGTCGCGGCCCAGGGCCAGGTCGCCCAGCGTGCCGCTGCCGCTTACGCCACCCGCCGCCGGTAGCGGGTGGCGCAGCGGGGGCACTACGCGCAGTTGCACGGGCTGGCCCAACACGCTCTCGAAGCAGTATTGAGTGCGCGGCAGGTCGCCGGTGATGCCGTGGGCCAGGGGTATCAGGTACAGCAGGTTGGTAAGAGGGCCGGCCGGCAGGCCACTATCGGCAATATCCCAGAAGCGGCCCAGGGCCTGGTTGTACCAGCGGGACGAGAGGTTGGTGAAGTAGCGGCGCTCTTCCTGCTCGATGTGGACGCGAAACCGGAAAAACTCCTGCTCGAAGGGTAGAAAAAACAGCCGGGTAGCCTTTTCCTTGCGGCGCTGCACCTGAATATCCTCTACCATCGCCCGCACGCTGGGGGCCGGGGTGCCGGGCTGGTGAAATACCTGCTGCGGCAGGGCGTCGTAGAGGCCTTCGCGGTGTACCTCCAGGGTAGTGCGCACCACCGGCCGGCCGCCGCGCTCAAATTCTTCTTCCCCCACCAGGCCCAGGTCACGGCGGTAGCGGCGGGCAAATAACCCCACCGGCCGCACCAGAAAGTCGTCGAACTCATAGCCGTAGGCCAATAGCTCGGCCAGAATTACTTCCGTGCGCAGGTCGAAGGGCTGGCGGCGTAGGCTGGCCAACAGCTGGTGAACGGAGGTACTGTCAGCCATATAAGCAAAAGGGAATGTAGCCAAAAATACGCTCGGTAACCCCTGCAAACCTACGGCGGCCGCCGGCTCCGCGTTGGTCCCAAAGAGTAGGGTAGGGTGGACTAGCACCTGGATTTATCCGTACATTCGGCGCGGGCTCCCCAGCGGAGCCCGCGCCGTTGTCGTTCTTGTGATTATCCATTCTCATGATTCCCAACCCCGAGTCGCAGGCCCGCGGAGCCGTTACCAATTCCCTCAATAGCCTCGGCACGCGGGTAAGGGGTAGCAAAGTATTTATTAGCAGCTTTTTATACGTAGTAGTCACGGTGCTGGGATTTGGGCTGCTGGGCCTGGCTGCGGTGCGCAGCCCGTGGGCGTTTCCGCTCACGCTGGGCCTGCTGCAACTGGCGTTGCTGCTGCTGGGCTGGCTGTATGCGGCGCAATTACCCGGCTGGCTGCCGTGGTACGACGCGCGTAGCCGTTGGCAATCGGCACTTATTCTGGTGGGTACGGCGGCCTTGGGAGCCGGAGCCATCGTGGCGCTGCAGTGGCTGCCGTGGGCCAAAAACCACTTGCCGCCCCTAGGCTTCGTGCCCGCGGTCATTCCGTTTGTGCTGCCGTTCTTCTTCTGGGAATCCTATCAGGCCTGGCGGGCCATTCCCTACCCCCACTATAAGCTCTGGCGCTACAATCCGCTGGCTCCCGGCCCCGACCTATCGCGCATGGACCTCAACCACTTCATGGTGCTGCACTTCTGGATGACGCGCCGCCAAGGAGAAACACTCTACCACGACTTCTCTTCCAAAGCACCCTTTCAAATGCGGCTGAGCGACTTATTCGGCATCTTTCTGACCGATTACAACCGGCTCAAGCCCGACCAGGCCATCCAGTATATGGACGGCCAGGGCCACTCCTACGGCTGGCTGTTTTACGCCAAGCAGCCGTGGTGGCGGCGGCGGCGCTACTACGACCCCGACCGTAGCTTTCAGGATAACTTTCTGCGGCCGGATAGCATCGTGGTGGCCCAGCGCGTGCCGCCTACCCCCGCGCCCGAAACTACTGCCTAAGGCACGAGTGCAGCCTGCTTTCTCCCGTACTTTCGCTCCTCATTCGCGGCTATGCTTCCAGAAATTACTTATTACCCGGTAAACTGGGTGGACGGGATGAAAATTGCCCGCCGCCATTTCACCGAAACCGAGCGCTTTACCCTCGACCACCTGCGCGATGCTACCGCCGTATATCTGCGTCCCGACAACTACGGCCTGCTGCCCGCCACCGATGCCTTGGGCAGCCCGGCGGCCTTCGAGCTGCTGTTGAGCGTGGACGTGCAGGGCGAGGTGCAGGCCCGCCTCACGCAGTGCCGGGCCGTGACGGCCGGCGGGGCCCGCGTTGAAATCGCGGCCAGCAGCACCCCGCTCACGGCCCGCACCAGCCTGGCCCAGCTGCTTAGCACCTATAACCTGGCGGCCACTGAGGGCCAGCGCTTCCGCGTGGTGCTCACCGTGAACCCCTTCGAGCGGCTGCCTACCGGCACGCCGGCCCCCGAAGAAGTGCCGCCCCGCCACCCTTACACCCGCCCCACCTACGAACTGAGCTTTGTGCCCGCGGCGCAGCTGGCCAGCGAAACCAGCTCGGCCTTCGCCCTGGTAGTAGGCGAGCTATTGTATGCCGAAGGCGAGCTGCGGCCCGTGGCGCAGTTCATTCCGCCCAGCACGGCGCTGGCCAGCCACCCGGCGCTGCTGCAAGCTCTATATCAGCTGGATTTGCAGCTGACGGAGCTGGAAACGGATGCCTTCAAGATTATTCATAAAGTGAAGCTGCGCCCCGACAAGGGCAGCCCGCTGGCCGACCTGGTGCGCGAGCTGGCCGACCAAACCGCCCTGGCCCTGGCCCAGCAGCTGACGACCCTGCGCCTGCTGGCCGCCGCGCAGCCGCCCATCTACCTGCTCGACGCGCTGCTGCGGGTAGCCAAACCGGTGAAAACGGCCCTCGACCGCCTCACCGAGGGCGAGCGCGAAGAGCTGCTGCGCTACTTTGAGCAGTGGTCGGAGGTGACGCCGGCGGCGCTGCTGGGCGGCTTGCAGGAAGCGCTGAATCTGCGTTACGACCACCAGCAGCTGCACGAGCACCTGCGCCAGCAGCAGCAACTGTGGTACTTGCTAGGCGTTATTTTCCGGCAGCTGAGCCAGTTGGAGTACATCGGCAAAAACCGCGAAGGCTGGCAGCCTTTCATCGTCGAAAACCCCCTGGCTACTACCCCGGCTCCCGCGCCGCGCCCCAATGGAGCAGCCCGCTGGAATCCCTTTTAGTTGCCGACGCAGCCAGGATGTTGACGAAGACTGAAGCTGCTTTAGCTGGCTGAGATGCAAGCCGCGCTGCGGAAACTGCCTTCGCACGGTGCTTGTGCATGCTAGCACCTAATTTTATCCCCTATGACCCCCCTTAACCAACCCGAGCGGCGTACCCGTCTGTGGCAGTTCCTGTTACTTTATCTGCTGGCGCTGCTCGTGCCGCTGGGGGCTTCGTACTATTTGTTTTCCAACAACAGCCTGGCCGACGAGAGCCGCCGCCTGAAGACGGAGCTGGACCGCACCCACGAGGAGCAGGGCCGCCTGGTGACGCAGTTTGATACCCTGACCCGGCACCTGCTGCGTATTGATGGGGCCGACCAGCAAATGCTGGCGAACCCCAACGAGCTGGTTCGGGGTAAGCTGAGCGTGGGTATCAACGATAATCTGAATAGTATTGCTGTGGTTATGAGCCAGCTGCGTCTCGACTCGGCCCAGATGAAGGTGCCGGCCCACCGGCGGATGGCCCGCAACATGCTCCGCGACTTCGATTTATTCCGTTCCAACCGCAGCACGATTGAAACCCTGCGCCAGGAAGCCGGCCGGAACGGGCAGGCCGCGGCCGGCAGCGACCGGCTCCAGCAGCGACTCGACCAGTCGCAGCAGCGGGTAATACTACTAGAAACCGCGATGGCTC
The genomic region above belongs to Hymenobacter psoromatis and contains:
- a CDS encoding type VI secretion system baseplate subunit TssG; the encoded protein is MADSTSVHQLLASLRRQPFDLRTEVILAELLAYGYEFDDFLVRPVGLFARRYRRDLGLVGEEEFERGGRPVVRTTLEVHREGLYDALPQQVFHQPGTPAPSVRAMVEDIQVQRRKEKATRLFFLPFEQEFFRFRVHIEQEERRYFTNLSSRWYNQALGRFWDIADSGLPAGPLTNLLYLIPLAHGITGDLPRTQYCFESVLGQPVQLRVVPPLRHPLPAAGGVSGSGTLGDLALGRDLVLGGEYQETLPALEIALQNLSVVELEAYLAGGWPAKALALLCSYFVAFETDVVLRYEMAAPTPSFWLGEGEQAPVLGYTTGGI
- a CDS encoding TssN family type VI secretion system protein — its product is MIPNPESQARGAVTNSLNSLGTRVRGSKVFISSFLYVVVTVLGFGLLGLAAVRSPWAFPLTLGLLQLALLLLGWLYAAQLPGWLPWYDARSRWQSALILVGTAALGAGAIVALQWLPWAKNHLPPLGFVPAVIPFVLPFFFWESYQAWRAIPYPHYKLWRYNPLAPGPDLSRMDLNHFMVLHFWMTRRQGETLYHDFSSKAPFQMRLSDLFGIFLTDYNRLKPDQAIQYMDGQGHSYGWLFYAKQPWWRRRRYYDPDRSFQDNFLRPDSIVVAQRVPPTPAPETTA